One window from the genome of Marinobacter bohaiensis encodes:
- the nudC gene encoding NAD(+) diphosphatase codes for MPGWVPGWTEAPPAPGDGLILARGQTLVRAPDGWVHDARSPAAALTGTPPVCLGELHGQRLFVALAERPPEDQAVALRDALLGSEPELASVLSTACQVLQWQRDHRFCGRCGGETRMHDRERAKWCDHCEIPFYPRLAPCVIVLIRDGERLFLARSSRHTHGFYSLIAGFIEPGESAEEAVRREVMEETGLTVNNVRYQASQPWPFPHQLMLGFFADYAGGELRLQEDELATADWFHPDELPPVPPSGTIAGRLIERALAEREAPAGS; via the coding sequence ATGCCAGGTTGGGTTCCGGGTTGGACGGAAGCGCCGCCCGCGCCGGGTGATGGATTGATTCTGGCTCGGGGACAGACCCTGGTGCGCGCGCCCGATGGTTGGGTCCACGACGCCCGGTCCCCGGCCGCAGCGCTGACCGGCACGCCCCCCGTATGCCTGGGTGAGCTGCATGGCCAACGCCTGTTCGTGGCCCTGGCCGAACGCCCGCCCGAGGACCAGGCCGTCGCCCTGCGCGATGCGCTGCTGGGTTCTGAACCCGAGTTGGCCAGCGTCCTGAGCACGGCCTGCCAGGTTCTGCAGTGGCAGCGGGATCACCGGTTCTGCGGTCGCTGTGGCGGCGAGACCCGAATGCATGACCGCGAACGGGCCAAATGGTGTGACCACTGCGAGATCCCGTTCTACCCGCGCCTGGCGCCTTGCGTGATCGTGCTGATCCGTGACGGCGAGCGCTTGTTCCTGGCGCGCTCCTCCCGCCATACTCACGGCTTCTACAGCCTCATCGCCGGCTTCATCGAGCCGGGGGAGAGCGCCGAGGAAGCGGTGCGGCGCGAAGTCATGGAGGAAACGGGCCTGACCGTAAATAACGTGCGCTACCAGGCGTCCCAGCCCTGGCCGTTCCCGCATCAGCTGATGCTGGGTTTCTTCGCCGACTATGCCGGCGGCGAGCTGCGCCTGCAGGAGGACGAGTTGGCCACCGCCGACTGGTTCCACCCTGATGAGCTGCCCCCGGTGCCGCCGTCGGGCACCATCGCCGGCCGGTTGATCGAGCGGGCCCTGGCCGAGCGGGAGGCGCCGGCCGGGTCGTGA
- the murI gene encoding glutamate racemase, producing the protein MSTPRVLVFDSGVGGLSIAACLHAAMPSVSLTYLADTAGFPYGDQSEETVIARCVALIERLMAQEPVDLVVVACNTASTVVLPALRERLQVPVVGVVPAIKPAAALSENRRLGVLATPATVRRPYTEDLIQRFAADCEIVRVGHPGLVRWAEAKVGGRPVPLAELAEAVRPLADAGVDTVVLGCTHYPLIRDELVQVLPEVRHWVDSGDAIARRVHYLLDEAERLVDGCETSPMNARFSGPVPGEFETVLNGLGLLAGRVDGGWPEGFTPP; encoded by the coding sequence GTGAGCACTCCCCGTGTACTGGTGTTCGATTCCGGCGTGGGCGGGCTGAGCATTGCCGCCTGCCTGCACGCCGCCATGCCCTCTGTATCGCTGACCTACCTGGCCGATACGGCCGGTTTCCCCTACGGCGATCAGTCCGAAGAAACGGTCATCGCCCGCTGTGTCGCGTTGATCGAGCGGTTGATGGCGCAGGAACCGGTGGATCTTGTGGTGGTGGCTTGCAATACCGCCAGTACCGTGGTGTTGCCGGCCCTGCGCGAGCGTCTTCAGGTACCGGTGGTGGGCGTGGTGCCGGCGATCAAGCCGGCGGCGGCGCTGTCGGAGAATCGCCGCCTGGGCGTGCTGGCGACGCCGGCGACGGTGCGTCGCCCTTACACCGAGGACCTGATCCAGCGCTTCGCCGCCGATTGTGAGATTGTCCGGGTCGGCCATCCAGGGCTGGTGCGCTGGGCGGAGGCCAAGGTCGGCGGGCGGCCGGTGCCGCTAGCGGAACTGGCCGAAGCGGTTCGGCCGTTGGCGGACGCGGGGGTGGATACGGTGGTCCTGGGCTGCACGCATTACCCCCTGATCCGGGATGAGTTGGTGCAGGTACTGCCTGAGGTGCGCCACTGGGTCGACTCCGGTGATGCCATTGCCCGCCGCGTGCACTACCTGCTCGATGAGGCCGAACGCCTGGTCGACGGCTGCGAGACGTCGCCCATGAACGCGCGCTTTTCCGGCCCGGTTCCAGGGGAATTCGAGACAGTGCTCAACGGGCTGGGGCTTCTGGCCGGCCGGG